A DNA window from Pseudomonas sp. B21-056 contains the following coding sequences:
- the pta gene encoding phosphate acetyltransferase yields the protein MQTFFIAPTDFGVGLTSISLGLVRTLERAGLKVGFFKPIAQPHPGDTGPERSTELVARTHGLKPPQPLGLAHVERMLGDGQLDELLEEIITLYQQAAIGKDVLVVEGMVPTRNASYAARVNLHLAKSLDAEVILVSAPENEVLTELSGRVELQAQLFGGPKDPKVLGVILNKVRTDESMEAFSARLKEHSPLLRSGDFRLLGCIPFRPELNAPRTRDVADLMGAQVLNAGDYESRRMSNIIICARTMRNTVELLKPGVLVVTPGDRDDIILAVSLAAINGVPLAGLLLTSDTLPDPRIMELCRGALQAGLPVLSVSTGSYDTANLLNGLNKEIPIDDRERAEIITDFVASHLDAQWLHQRCGTPREMRLSPAVFRYQLIQRAQAANKRVVLPEGSEPLTVQAAAICQARGIARCVLLAKPADVEAVARAQGIELPPGLEILDPDSIRERYVEPMVRLRKSKSLNAPMAEQQLEDTVVIGTMMLALDEVDGLVSGVIHSTANTIRPALQLIKTAPGCSLVSSVFFMLFPEEVLVYGDCVMNPHPSAAELAEIALQSADSAAAFGITPRVAMLSYSSGESASGEDVEKVREATLLAHEAQHGLLIDGPLQYDAAANETVARQLAPNSQVAGRATVFIFPDLNTGNTTHKAVQRSADCVSLGPMLQGLRKPVNDLPRGAQVDDIVYTIALTAIQAANRPMDI from the coding sequence ATGCAAACTTTTTTTATCGCGCCCACCGATTTTGGTGTGGGCCTGACCTCCATCAGCCTCGGGCTGGTGCGCACCCTTGAACGGGCCGGGCTGAAGGTCGGTTTTTTCAAACCCATCGCCCAGCCGCATCCCGGCGACACCGGCCCGGAACGTTCCACCGAACTGGTGGCTCGCACCCACGGCCTCAAGCCACCACAGCCGCTGGGCCTGGCTCATGTCGAGCGCATGCTCGGCGACGGCCAGCTCGATGAGTTGCTGGAAGAAATCATCACCCTTTACCAGCAGGCGGCCATCGGCAAGGACGTCCTGGTAGTCGAAGGCATGGTCCCGACCCGCAACGCCAGTTACGCCGCACGGGTCAACTTGCACCTGGCCAAGAGCCTGGATGCCGAGGTGATCCTGGTGTCGGCGCCGGAAAACGAAGTGCTGACCGAACTTTCCGGGCGTGTGGAGTTGCAGGCGCAACTGTTCGGCGGGCCGAAAGATCCGAAGGTTCTCGGCGTGATCCTGAACAAGGTCCGCACTGACGAAAGCATGGAGGCGTTTTCGGCCCGGCTCAAGGAGCACTCGCCCTTGCTGCGCAGCGGTGACTTCCGCCTGCTGGGCTGCATTCCATTCCGTCCCGAACTCAACGCCCCGCGCACCCGCGACGTGGCCGACCTGATGGGCGCCCAGGTGCTCAACGCCGGTGATTACGAAAGCCGGCGCATGAGCAACATCATCATTTGCGCCCGCACCATGCGCAACACCGTGGAACTGCTCAAGCCCGGCGTGCTGGTGGTGACCCCCGGCGATCGCGACGACATCATCCTCGCGGTGAGCCTGGCCGCCATCAACGGCGTGCCGCTGGCCGGCCTGCTGCTGACCAGCGATACCCTGCCCGACCCACGCATCATGGAGCTGTGCCGAGGCGCCCTGCAGGCGGGCCTGCCGGTGCTGTCGGTGAGCACGGGCTCCTATGACACCGCCAACCTGCTCAACGGCCTGAACAAGGAAATCCCGATCGACGACCGCGAACGCGCGGAGATCATCACCGATTTCGTCGCCAGCCACCTCGACGCCCAGTGGCTGCACCAGCGCTGCGGCACGCCGCGGGAGATGCGCCTGTCGCCGGCGGTGTTCCGCTATCAGTTGATCCAGCGCGCCCAAGCCGCCAACAAGCGCGTTGTGTTGCCGGAAGGCAGCGAACCGCTGACCGTCCAGGCCGCCGCCATTTGCCAGGCCCGTGGCATCGCCCGCTGCGTGTTGCTGGCCAAACCGGCCGACGTCGAAGCAGTGGCCCGCGCCCAGGGCATCGAACTGCCGCCGGGGTTGGAGATTCTCGACCCGGATTCGATCCGCGAGCGTTACGTCGAGCCGATGGTGCGGCTGCGCAAAAGCAAAAGCCTGAACGCGCCGATGGCCGAGCAGCAACTGGAAGACACCGTGGTGATCGGCACCATGATGCTGGCGCTGGATGAAGTGGATGGGCTGGTCTCCGGCGTCATCCACTCCACCGCCAACACCATCCGCCCGGCCTTGCAATTGATCAAGACCGCTCCGGGCTGCTCCCTGGTGTCCTCGGTGTTCTTCATGCTGTTCCCCGAAGAAGTGCTGGTCTACGGCGACTGCGTGATGAACCCGCACCCCAGCGCTGCGGAGCTGGCGGAGATCGCCCTGCAAAGCGCCGACTCGGCCGCTGCGTTCGGCATTACGCCACGGGTGGCGATGCTCAGCTATTCCAGCGGCGAATCGGCCAGTGGCGAAGACGTGGAGAAAGTCCGCGAAGCCACCCTGTTGGCCCACGAGGCGCAGCATGGCTTGCTGATCGACGGCCCGCTGCAGTACGACGCCGCCGCCAACGAAACCGTGGCGCGACAACTGGCGCCCAACAGTCAGGTGGCCGGTCGGGCGACGGTGTTCATCTTCCCGGACCTGAACACCGGTAACACCACCCACAAGGCCGTCCAGCGCAGTGCCGATTGCGTCAGCCTCGGGCCGATGCTCCAGGGCCTGCGCAAACCGGTGAACGACTTGCCTCGCGGCGCCCAGGTCGATGACATCGTGTACACCATCGCCCTTACTGCGATCCAAGCCGCCAACCGACCCATGGACATTTAA
- a CDS encoding DUF3565 domain-containing protein, protein METALLAAISMGRDLLHKNEERTSLNKDLPESERNPDKRACAPRPTVTGFHQDEDGHWVAELSCGHTQHLRHQPPWQSRAWVLDPTQRIEKIGQPFDCGWCAQAPVSDNLGD, encoded by the coding sequence ATGGAGACAGCCTTATTGGCGGCGATCAGCATGGGGCGAGACCTTTTGCATAAGAATGAAGAACGGACAAGTCTAAACAAGGATTTGCCCGAAAGCGAACGGAACCCTGACAAACGGGCTTGCGCGCCCAGACCGACGGTCACCGGTTTCCACCAGGATGAGGACGGCCACTGGGTGGCCGAGCTGTCCTGTGGGCATACCCAGCACCTGCGCCACCAGCCCCCCTGGCAATCCCGGGCGTGGGTGCTGGATCCCACGCAACGTATTGAAAAAATAGGCCAGCCCTTTGATTGCGGCTGGTGTGCTCAGGCGCCGGTTAGCGATAATCTTGGTGACTGA
- the algW gene encoding Do family serine endopeptidase AlgW — MLKALRFSGWPLLAGVLVALLIIQRYPEWVGLPSLDVNLQQAPQSKALLQGPVSYADAVTIAAPAVVNLYTTKVINKPSHPLFEDPQFRRFFGDNSPKQKRMESSLGSGVIMSPEGYLLTNNHVTSGADQIVVALKDGRETLARVIGSDPETDLAVLKIDLKNLPAITIGRSDSIRIGDVALAIGNPFGVGQTVTMGIISATGRNQLGLNNYEDFIQTDAAINPGNSGGALVDANGNLTGINTAIFSKSGGSQGIGFAIPVKLAMEVMKSIIEHGQVIRGWLGIEVQPLTQELAESFGLSGRPGIVVAGIFRDGPAQKAGLQLGDVILSIDGEPAGDGRRSMNQVARIKPTDKVTIQVMRNGKELKLTAEIGLRPPPAPVAVKEEQ; from the coding sequence ATGCTCAAGGCGCTGCGTTTTTCCGGCTGGCCGCTGTTGGCCGGCGTGCTTGTCGCACTACTGATTATCCAGCGTTACCCGGAATGGGTTGGCCTGCCGAGCCTTGATGTCAATCTGCAGCAGGCACCGCAGAGCAAGGCATTGCTGCAGGGGCCCGTCTCCTATGCCGACGCCGTGACCATCGCCGCCCCGGCCGTGGTCAACCTGTACACCACCAAAGTCATCAACAAACCCAGTCATCCGCTGTTCGAAGACCCGCAGTTCCGACGCTTCTTCGGCGACAACTCGCCCAAGCAGAAACGCATGGAATCGAGCCTGGGTTCGGGCGTGATCATGAGCCCGGAAGGCTATCTGCTGACCAACAACCACGTCACCAGCGGTGCCGACCAGATCGTGGTAGCCCTCAAGGATGGCCGCGAAACCCTGGCCCGGGTGATCGGCAGCGACCCGGAAACCGATCTCGCGGTATTGAAGATCGACCTCAAGAATCTGCCAGCGATCACCATCGGCCGCTCCGACAGCATCCGCATCGGTGACGTCGCCCTCGCCATCGGCAACCCCTTCGGCGTCGGCCAGACCGTGACCATGGGCATCATCAGTGCCACCGGGCGCAACCAGTTGGGTTTGAACAACTACGAAGACTTCATCCAGACCGACGCCGCGATCAACCCCGGCAACTCCGGCGGCGCGCTGGTGGATGCCAACGGCAACCTCACCGGGATCAACACGGCGATCTTCTCCAAGTCCGGCGGCAGCCAGGGCATCGGCTTCGCCATTCCGGTGAAACTGGCGATGGAAGTGATGAAGTCCATCATCGAGCATGGCCAGGTGATTCGTGGCTGGCTGGGCATTGAAGTGCAGCCGCTGACCCAGGAACTGGCAGAGTCCTTCGGTTTGTCCGGCCGGCCTGGCATCGTGGTGGCGGGGATTTTCCGCGATGGCCCGGCCCAGAAGGCCGGCCTGCAACTGGGTGATGTGATCCTGAGCATCGACGGTGAACCGGCCGGCGATGGTCGCCGCTCGATGAACCAGGTCGCGCGGATCAAGCCCACCGACAAAGTCACCATCCAGGTGATGCGCAACGGCAAGGAGCTCAAGCTCACCGCCGAAATCGGCCTGCGCCCACCGCCCGCGCCGGTGGCGGTCAAAGAAGAGCAATAA
- a CDS encoding FKBP-type peptidyl-prolyl cis-trans isomerase, with protein MLIAANKAVSIDYTLTNDAGEVIDSSAGGAPLVYLHGAGNIIQGLEKALEGKTTGDELNVTVEPEDAYGEYSAELVSTLSRSMFEGVDELEVGMQFHASAPDGQMQIVTIRDLDGDDVTVDGNHPLAGQRLNFQVKIVDIRDASQEEVAHGHVHGEGGHHH; from the coding sequence ATGCTGATCGCCGCCAATAAGGCTGTCTCCATCGACTATACCCTGACCAACGACGCTGGTGAGGTCATCGACAGCTCTGCCGGCGGCGCTCCGCTGGTCTACCTGCATGGCGCAGGCAACATCATCCAGGGCCTGGAAAAAGCCCTGGAAGGCAAAACCACCGGTGACGAGCTGAACGTGACCGTTGAACCGGAAGACGCCTACGGCGAGTACTCTGCCGAACTGGTCAGCACCCTGAGCCGCAGCATGTTCGAAGGCGTGGACGAGCTGGAAGTGGGCATGCAGTTCCACGCGTCGGCGCCGGATGGCCAGATGCAGATCGTCACCATCCGCGACCTGGACGGCGATGACGTCACCGTCGACGGCAACCACCCGTTGGCCGGCCAGCGCCTTAACTTCCAGGTCAAGATTGTCGACATCCGCGACGCCAGCCAGGAAGAAGTTGCCCATGGTCACGTCCATGGTGAAGGTGGTCATCACCACTGA
- a CDS encoding acyltransferase, with product MLDFLPAPLRGVIASLLLALNTVVCCTPLFIVAIFKLLLPFPAAQRFTDWLMSHIHEAWISNNKAWMNLLRRTRWHLSGLEGLDYQHSYLITSNHQSWVDIMVLQYVLNRRIRPLKFFLKQELIWVPVIGLAWWALGFPFMKRYSKAYLEKHPEKKGKDLETTRKTCAKFRNNPVGIFNFAEGTRFTEGKHAQQQSPFRYLLKPKAGGIAFVLDAMGEQLESIINVTIHYPGGRPGYWDLLCGKVAEVVVHFQELPIPPQFVGKNYDQDGAYRLEFQGWINQLWQDKDALLEQMHREYPTRR from the coding sequence ATGCTGGATTTCCTGCCTGCCCCGCTGCGAGGCGTCATCGCCTCGCTGCTGTTGGCGCTCAATACTGTTGTCTGCTGCACGCCACTGTTCATCGTGGCGATCTTCAAGCTCTTGCTGCCCTTCCCCGCCGCCCAGCGCTTCACCGACTGGCTGATGAGCCATATCCATGAAGCCTGGATCAGCAACAACAAGGCCTGGATGAACCTGCTGCGCCGCACCCGCTGGCACCTCAGCGGCCTGGAGGGCCTGGACTACCAGCACTCGTACCTGATCACCAGCAACCACCAGAGCTGGGTCGACATCATGGTGTTGCAGTACGTGCTGAACCGGCGCATCCGTCCGCTGAAGTTCTTTCTCAAGCAGGAACTGATCTGGGTGCCGGTGATCGGCCTGGCCTGGTGGGCGCTGGGGTTCCCGTTCATGAAGCGCTACTCCAAGGCCTATCTGGAGAAACACCCGGAAAAGAAAGGCAAGGACCTGGAAACCACCCGCAAGACCTGCGCGAAGTTTCGCAACAATCCGGTGGGCATTTTCAATTTCGCCGAAGGCACGCGCTTCACCGAAGGCAAACATGCCCAGCAGCAGTCACCGTTTCGCTACCTGCTCAAGCCCAAGGCCGGCGGCATCGCGTTCGTGCTGGATGCCATGGGCGAGCAACTGGAATCGATCATCAACGTGACCATCCACTATCCAGGCGGTCGTCCGGGGTATTGGGATTTGCTCTGCGGCAAGGTTGCAGAAGTGGTGGTGCATTTCCAGGAGCTGCCGATCCCGCCGCAGTTCGTCGGCAAGAACTACGACCAGGACGGCGCCTATCGCCTGGAGTTCCAGGGCTGGATCAACCAGTTGTGGCAGGACAAGGATGCGCTGCTGGAGCAGATGCACCGCGAGTATCCAACGCGCCGCTGA
- a CDS encoding Nif3-like dinuclear metal center hexameric protein, which yields MAVALSTLVEEADRYLTSSRIADYCPNGLQVEGAPQVMRIVSGVTASQALLDAAVEADADLVLVHHGYFWKGENPCITGMKQRRLKTLLKHDISLLAYHLPLDLHPEVGNNVQLARQLDITVEGPLDPENPKIVGLVGSLSEPMTPRDFARKVQEVMGREPLLIEGQQMIRRVGWCTGGGQGYIDQAVAAGVDLYLSGEASEQTFHSARENGISFIAAGHHATERYGVQALGDYLARRFALEHIFIDCPNPI from the coding sequence ATGGCCGTAGCCCTGAGCACCCTGGTTGAAGAAGCGGACCGTTACCTGACAAGCAGCCGGATTGCCGATTACTGCCCAAATGGCCTGCAAGTCGAAGGCGCACCCCAGGTGATGCGCATCGTCAGCGGCGTGACCGCCAGCCAGGCGTTACTCGACGCCGCCGTGGAAGCCGATGCCGACCTGGTGCTGGTGCACCACGGTTATTTCTGGAAGGGCGAGAACCCATGCATCACCGGGATGAAGCAGCGTCGCCTGAAAACCCTGCTCAAGCACGACATCAGCCTGCTGGCCTACCATCTGCCGCTGGACCTGCACCCTGAGGTCGGCAATAACGTGCAATTGGCCCGGCAACTGGACATCACCGTCGAAGGGCCGTTGGACCCGGAAAACCCCAAGATCGTCGGCCTGGTCGGCTCCTTGTCCGAACCGATGACCCCTCGGGATTTCGCCCGCAAGGTCCAGGAAGTCATGGGCCGCGAGCCGTTGCTGATCGAAGGCCAGCAGATGATCCGCCGGGTCGGCTGGTGCACCGGCGGTGGCCAGGGCTATATCGATCAGGCGGTGGCGGCCGGGGTTGACCTGTACCTTAGCGGCGAAGCGTCGGAGCAGACTTTCCACAGTGCCCGGGAAAACGGCATCAGCTTCATCGCCGCCGGCCATCATGCGACCGAACGCTATGGCGTACAGGCGCTGGGCGATTACCTGGCGCGACGGTTTGCCCTGGAACACATCTTCATCGATTGCCCGAATCCGATTTGA
- a CDS encoding TonB-dependent siderophore receptor produces the protein MSSLKRISLASLALGLLGDPAFAEEPQPLELDAISVTSDYESPTGPVKGYRATRSASATKTDTALRDIPQSISVIPADVLKDLGSTSVERALEFAGGVSKQNNFGGLTLYEYSVRGFTTSEFYKDGFSANRGYPSTPDAANIERIEVLKGPAASLYGRGDPGGTVNIVTKKPQPEAFTTLQTSAGSWDRYRTALDVNTPLDAEGTLLSRVNLAVEDNHSFRDHVDSQRVFVAPSISWQLSPDTRLLVESEIVRHSSTFDRGIVAPNNRWGGVSRSTFLGEPNDGDIDNHNNMLQAALEHQLNDTWQLRLASHYKQGELWGFASEARPLNADGHTVNRRYRERDNDWHDSITQLELRGLFDWGPWQHELLVGSEYEDYRKNERVTTITGGSYPIDIYQPIYGQPKPDGLRIGTDFFEHVQSRALNLQDQIIFTDKLRGMLGVRYEHFEQSIDDHTTQLTSRQRHDALTQRAGLLYQLTPEVGLFANASTSFKPNNGLDAGGKTFDPEEGVGYEVGIKNELFDDRLSTTLAAFHIEKENVLALDPATNTSRAMGKARSQGIDLQVSGQLTDAIRVIGAFAYIDAKVTEGDTTIPTGSRILGVAKHSGSLLGVYEFQDGHLRGSDVGAAFTYVGDRSGEAGKDFELPAYHTVDLLAHYKASENVTVGLNLNNVFDEKYYERSYSSYWVNPGEPRNFTVSLTLDL, from the coding sequence ATGTCATCCCTAAAACGGATTTCCCTCGCCAGCCTGGCCTTGGGCCTGCTGGGCGATCCGGCCTTTGCCGAAGAACCCCAGCCCCTGGAACTGGACGCCATCAGCGTCACGTCCGACTACGAGTCCCCCACCGGACCGGTGAAGGGCTATCGTGCGACCCGCTCCGCCAGCGCGACCAAAACCGACACAGCCCTGCGGGACATACCCCAATCGATCAGCGTAATCCCGGCTGACGTTCTCAAGGACCTGGGCAGCACCAGCGTCGAACGCGCACTGGAATTTGCCGGCGGCGTATCGAAACAGAACAACTTCGGCGGCCTGACGCTCTACGAATACAGCGTGCGCGGCTTCACGACGTCGGAGTTCTACAAGGACGGTTTCAGCGCCAACCGTGGCTACCCGAGTACGCCGGACGCCGCCAACATCGAACGCATCGAGGTATTGAAGGGGCCGGCGGCCAGCCTCTATGGGCGAGGCGACCCAGGCGGCACGGTCAATATCGTCACCAAGAAACCCCAGCCCGAAGCCTTTACCACCCTGCAGACCAGCGCCGGCAGCTGGGACCGCTACCGCACCGCGCTGGACGTCAATACACCCCTGGATGCCGAAGGCACGCTGTTGTCGAGGGTGAACCTGGCGGTGGAGGACAACCACAGTTTTCGCGATCACGTCGACAGCCAGCGGGTATTCGTGGCGCCCTCCATCAGTTGGCAACTGAGCCCCGACACGCGCCTGCTGGTGGAGAGCGAAATCGTACGCCACAGCTCGACGTTCGACCGTGGCATCGTCGCGCCGAACAATCGCTGGGGCGGCGTGTCCCGCTCGACCTTCCTGGGTGAGCCCAACGACGGTGACATCGACAACCACAACAACATGCTCCAGGCCGCCCTCGAGCATCAGCTCAACGACACTTGGCAACTGCGCCTGGCCAGCCATTACAAGCAAGGCGAACTCTGGGGTTTCGCTTCCGAAGCGCGTCCGCTGAATGCCGACGGCCACACCGTCAACCGCCGCTACCGCGAACGCGACAACGACTGGCATGACAGCATCACCCAGTTGGAACTGCGCGGTCTGTTCGACTGGGGCCCATGGCAACACGAACTGCTGGTCGGCAGCGAATACGAGGATTACCGCAAGAACGAACGCGTCACCACTATCACCGGCGGCAGCTATCCCATCGACATCTACCAACCGATCTACGGTCAGCCCAAACCCGACGGGCTGCGTATCGGCACGGATTTCTTCGAGCACGTGCAAAGCCGAGCGCTGAACCTCCAGGACCAGATCATCTTCACCGACAAGCTTCGCGGCATGCTTGGCGTGCGCTACGAACATTTCGAGCAGAGTATCGATGATCACACTACGCAACTCACCAGCCGCCAACGCCACGATGCCCTGACGCAACGGGCCGGCCTGCTGTACCAACTGACGCCTGAAGTCGGGCTGTTCGCCAACGCGTCCACCTCGTTCAAGCCCAACAACGGCCTGGATGCCGGCGGCAAGACCTTCGACCCGGAGGAAGGCGTCGGCTATGAAGTCGGGATCAAGAACGAGCTGTTCGACGATCGCCTGAGCACCACCCTGGCGGCGTTCCATATCGAGAAGGAAAACGTCCTGGCGCTGGACCCAGCCACCAACACCAGCCGCGCCATGGGCAAGGCCCGTAGCCAGGGGATCGATCTGCAGGTCAGCGGACAGTTGACCGACGCCATCCGCGTGATCGGCGCCTTCGCCTACATCGACGCCAAGGTGACCGAGGGTGACACGACCATCCCCACGGGCAGCCGGATCCTCGGCGTGGCCAAGCACAGCGGCAGCCTGCTGGGCGTCTATGAGTTCCAGGACGGACATTTGCGCGGCTCGGATGTCGGCGCGGCGTTCACTTACGTAGGGGACCGTTCGGGCGAAGCCGGCAAGGATTTCGAGCTGCCGGCTTACCACACCGTGGATCTGCTGGCTCATTACAAGGCCAGCGAGAACGTCACCGTGGGCCTGAACCTGAACAACGTCTTCGATGAAAAATACTACGAGCGCTCTTACAGCAGTTACTGGGTCAATCCCGGCGAGCCGCGCAACTTCACTGTCAGTCTCACCCTCGATCTATAA
- the cysD gene encoding sulfate adenylyltransferase subunit CysD produces the protein MVDKLTHLKQLEAESIHIIREVAAEFDNPVMLYSIGKDSAVMLHLARKAFFPGKLPFPVMHVDTRWKFQEMYKFRDRMVEEMGLDLITHVNPDGVAQGINPFTHGSAKHTDIMKTEGLKQALDKHGFDAAFGGARRDEEKSRAKERVYSFRDSKHRWDPKNQRPELWNVYNGKVNKGESIRVFPLSNWTELDIWQYIYLEGIPIVPLYFAAEREVIEKNGTLIMIDDERILEHLSEEEKARIVKKKVRFRTLGCYPLTGAVESEAESLTDIIQEMLLTRTSERQGRVIDHDGAGSMEDKKRQGYF, from the coding sequence ATGGTCGACAAACTGACGCATCTGAAACAGCTGGAGGCGGAAAGCATCCACATCATCCGCGAGGTGGCCGCCGAGTTCGACAACCCGGTGATGCTGTACTCCATCGGTAAAGACTCCGCCGTGATGCTGCACCTGGCACGCAAGGCGTTCTTCCCCGGCAAGCTGCCGTTTCCGGTGATGCACGTCGACACCCGCTGGAAATTCCAGGAAATGTACAAGTTCCGCGATCGCATGGTCGAGGAAATGGGCCTGGACCTGATCACTCACGTGAACCCGGACGGTGTGGCGCAAGGCATCAACCCCTTCACCCACGGCAGTGCCAAGCACACCGACATCATGAAGACCGAAGGCCTGAAGCAGGCCCTGGACAAGCATGGTTTCGATGCTGCGTTCGGCGGTGCCCGTCGCGATGAAGAGAAGTCCCGCGCCAAGGAGCGCGTGTATTCGTTCCGTGACAGCAAGCACCGCTGGGACCCGAAGAACCAGCGCCCGGAGCTGTGGAACGTCTACAACGGCAAGGTCAACAAGGGCGAGTCGATCCGGGTATTCCCGTTGTCGAACTGGACCGAACTGGACATCTGGCAGTACATCTACCTCGAAGGCATCCCGATCGTGCCGCTGTACTTCGCCGCCGAGCGTGAAGTGATCGAGAAGAACGGCACGCTGATCATGATCGACGACGAGCGCATCCTCGAGCACCTGTCCGAGGAAGAGAAGGCCCGCATCGTCAAGAAGAAAGTGCGTTTCCGTACCCTTGGCTGCTACCCGTTGACGGGCGCGGTGGAGTCCGAGGCCGAGAGCCTGACGGACATCATTCAGGAAATGCTCCTGACGCGAACTTCCGAGCGCCAGGGCCGGGTCATCGACCACGATGGCGCCGGCTCCATGGAAGACAAAAAACGTCAGGGTTATTTCTAA
- the cysN gene encoding sulfate adenylyltransferase subunit CysN, producing MSHQSDLISEDILAYLGQHERKELLRFLTCGNVDDGKSTLIGRLLHDSKMIYEDHLEAITRDSKKVGTTGDDIDLALLVDGLQAEREQGITIDVAYRYFSTAKRKFIIADTPGHEQYTRNMATGASTCDLAIILVDARYGVQTQTRRHSFIASLLGIKHIVVAINKMDLKDFDQGVFESIKADYLKFAEGLKMKPSSMHFVPMSALKGDNVVNKSERSPWYTGQSLMEILETVEVAGDRNFTDLRFPVQYVNRPNLNFRGFAGTLASGIVHKGDEVVVLPSGKSSRVKSIVTFEGELEQAGPGQAVTLTMEDEIDISRGDLLVHADNVPPVTDSFEAMLVWMAEEPMLPGKKYDIKRATSYVPGSIASIVNRVDVNTLEEGPASALQLNEIGKVKIALDAPIALDGYESNRTTGAFIVIDRLTNGTVGAGMIVAQPLAHGSSTHHGKLAHVSVEERTQRFGQQPATVLFSGLSGAGKSTLAYAVERKLFDMGRAVFVLDGQNLRHDLNKGLPQDRAGRTENWRRAAHVARQFNEAGLLTLAAFVAPSAEGRLQAKDLIGKERLLTVYVQASPTVCAQRDPQGLYAAAGDNIPGESFPYDVPLDADLVIDTQSLTLEESVKQVLDLLRSRGAI from the coding sequence ATGTCGCATCAATCTGATTTGATCAGCGAGGACATCCTCGCCTACCTGGGCCAGCACGAGCGCAAGGAGCTGTTGCGCTTTTTGACCTGCGGTAACGTCGACGACGGCAAGAGCACCCTGATCGGGCGCCTGCTGCACGACTCCAAGATGATCTACGAAGATCACCTGGAAGCCATCACCCGCGATTCGAAGAAAGTCGGCACCACCGGTGACGACATCGACCTGGCGTTGCTGGTCGACGGCCTGCAGGCCGAGCGCGAGCAGGGCATCACCATCGATGTCGCGTACCGCTATTTCTCCACCGCCAAGCGCAAGTTCATCATCGCCGACACCCCCGGCCATGAGCAGTACACCCGCAACATGGCCACCGGTGCTTCCACCTGTGACCTGGCGATCATCCTGGTGGACGCCCGCTACGGCGTGCAGACCCAGACCCGTCGCCACAGCTTCATTGCCTCGTTGCTGGGCATCAAGCACATCGTCGTGGCCATCAACAAGATGGACCTCAAGGACTTCGACCAGGGCGTGTTCGAGTCGATCAAGGCCGACTACCTGAAGTTCGCCGAGGGCTTGAAGATGAAGCCTTCGAGCATGCACTTCGTGCCGATGTCCGCCCTCAAGGGCGACAACGTGGTGAACAAGTCCGAGCGCTCGCCGTGGTACACCGGCCAGTCGCTGATGGAAATCCTCGAGACCGTGGAAGTGGCGGGCGATCGCAACTTCACCGACCTGCGCTTCCCGGTGCAGTACGTCAACCGTCCGAACCTGAACTTCCGCGGTTTCGCCGGCACCCTCGCCAGCGGCATCGTGCACAAGGGCGACGAAGTGGTGGTGCTGCCGTCGGGCAAGAGCAGCCGCGTCAAATCCATCGTCACCTTCGAAGGTGAGCTGGAACAGGCCGGGCCAGGCCAGGCCGTGACGCTGACCATGGAAGACGAGATCGACATCTCCCGGGGCGACCTGTTGGTGCATGCCGACAACGTGCCGCCGGTCACCGACAGCTTCGAAGCGATGCTGGTGTGGATGGCCGAAGAGCCGATGCTGCCGGGCAAGAAATACGACATCAAACGTGCGACCAGCTACGTACCGGGTTCGATTGCCAGCATCGTCAACCGGGTCGACGTGAACACCCTCGAAGAGGGCCCGGCCAGTGCGTTGCAGCTCAACGAAATCGGCAAGGTGAAGATTGCCCTGGATGCGCCGATCGCCCTGGACGGTTACGAGAGCAACCGCACCACCGGCGCGTTCATCGTTATCGATCGCCTGACCAACGGCACCGTCGGCGCCGGCATGATCGTCGCCCAGCCGCTGGCCCACGGCAGCAGCACGCACCACGGCAAGCTCGCCCATGTGTCGGTGGAAGAACGCACCCAGCGCTTCGGCCAGCAGCCGGCCACCGTCCTGTTCAGCGGCCTCTCGGGCGCTGGCAAGAGCACATTGGCCTACGCCGTGGAGCGCAAGCTGTTCGACATGGGCCGTGCGGTCTTCGTGCTCGACGGGCAGAACCTGCGCCATGACCTGAACAAGGGGCTGCCACAGGACCGTGCCGGGCGCACCGAGAATTGGCGCCGTGCGGCGCACGTTGCCCGTCAGTTCAACGAAGCCGGTCTGTTGACCCTGGCGGCATTCGTTGCGCCGAGCGCCGAAGGGCGTTTGCAGGCCAAGGACCTGATCGGCAAGGAGCGCCTGCTGACGGTCTACGTCCAGGCCTCGCCGACGGTGTGCGCCCAACGTGATCCGCAAGGGTTGTACGCCGCCGCCGGCGACAACATCCCGGGCGAATCCTTCCCGTATGACGTGCCGCTGGATGCCGACCTGGTGATCGACACCCAGTCGCTGACACTGGAAGAGAGCGTCAAGCAGGTGCTGGATCTGCTGCGCAGTCGCGGCGCGATCTAA